The Colletotrichum higginsianum IMI 349063 chromosome 2, whole genome shotgun sequence genome has a segment encoding these proteins:
- a CDS encoding LMBR1 domain-containing protein → MPHRVANFLRNSTENFSVSAIANLKTIRHQSSQSQQHNKHSNSNSNSNGNIQDQGLLRRLPLDRHSSYSSDDGEHIPYHNMFAAEPVEHLKEREKKHHHHRLSLPFGRSSKDAHDNSHASLDWKIESPPIVFFGDAETSTGALVSGQMRLDVKDEQLQVEGFEARLNIHVQHKRPFANHCHDCANQYTELKRWTFLTHPTTLKKGVHQFPFSILLDGHLPASMDTPITSIAYEFKAEATLVKGTPGSQTPIRFEQNFDVKRSLLQPEFPHHSVRVFPPTNIKASAHYNQVIHPAGTHNVSFRLDGLTNANTTNKTVEFWKLKKVTWKLEETIKTVAPACDRHAPAGTQSNQQKGVPRTETRVLGEKYMHDGWKSDYTNTDGHVEFEFDYGVVASKHSHGPRYACDMKSLDGTEVTHALMIEMVVSKEWAPVGKPHLATQTGTGRILRMHYHVMLTECPGLGVSWDNEAPPVYQDVPPSPPAYPDEAPPPIDYMSLEHLDGQAHNGTAHSREGSITSP, encoded by the coding sequence ATGCCCCACCGCGTAGCAAACTTCCTGCGCAACTCGACCGAGAACTTCAGCGTCTCCGCCATTGCAAACCTCAAGACCATCCGCCACCAGTCATCACAAAGTCAGCAACACAACAAGCACAGCAACTCCAACTCCAACTCCAACGGAAACATCCAGGACCAGGGCCTGTTGCGCAGGCTGCCCCTCGACCGCCACTCATCCTACTCCtccgatgacggcgagcaCATCCCCTACCACAACATgttcgccgccgagcccgtcGAGCACctgaaggagagggagaagaagcaccaccaccaccgcctctCGCTGCCCTTTGGCCGCTCCAGCAAGGACGCGCACGACAACTCGCACGCCAGCCTCGACTGGAAGATCGAGAGCCCGCCCATCGTCTTCTttggcgacgccgagacgTCGACCGGCGCCCTCGTGTCGGGCCAGATGCGCCTCGACGTCAAGGACGAGCAGCTGCAGGTCGAGGGCTTCGAGGCCCGGCTCAACATCCACGTCCAGCACAAGCGGCCCTTTGCGAACCACTGCCACGACTGCGCCAACCAGTACACCGAGCTCAAGCGCTGGACGTTCCTCACGCACCCGACGACGCTCAAGAAGGGCGTCCACCAGTTCCCCTTCTCCATCCTGCTCGACGGCCACCTGCCGGCTTCCATGGACACGCCCATCACCTCCATCGCCTACGAGttcaaggccgaggcgacgCTTGTCAAGGGCACGCCCGGCTCGCAGACGCCCATCCGCTTCGAGCAGAACTTTGACGTCAAGCGCTCGCTGCTCCAGCCCGAGTTCCCGCACCACTCGGTCCGCGTCTTCCCGCCCACCAACATCAAGGCCAGCGCCCACTACAACCAGGTCATCCACCCGGCCGGCACGCACAACGTCTCGTtccgcctcgacggcctcacgaacgccaacaccaccaacaagACGGTCGAGTTCTGGAAGCTGAAGAAGGTCACCTGGAAGCTCGAGGAGACCATCAAGACCGTCGCCCCGGCCTGCGACCGCCACGCGCCCGCCGGCACCCAGAGCAACCAGCAGAAGGGCGTCCCGCGCACCGAGACGCGCGTGCTCGGCGAGAAGTACATGCACGACGGCTGGAAGTCGGACTACACCAACACCGATGGCCACGTCGAGTTCGAGTTCGActacggcgtcgtcgcctccAAGCACAGCCACGGCCCGCGCTACGCCTGCGACATGAAGTCGCTCGACGGCACCGAGGTCACCCACGCCCTCATGATCGAGATGGTCGTCTCCAAGGAGTGGGCGCCCGTCGGCAAGCCGCACCTCGCCACCCAGACCGGCACCGGCCGCATCCTGCGCATGCACTACCACGTTATGCTCACCGAGTgccccggcctcggcgtcagCTGGGACAACGAGGCGCCCCCCGTCTACCAGGACGtcccgccctcgccgcccgcctaCCCGGACGAGGCGCCGCCCCCCATCGACTACATGAgcctcgagcacctcgaCGGACAGGCGCACAACGGTACGGCGCACAGCAGGGAGGGTTCCATCACATCGCCATAA